A genome region from Manihot esculenta cultivar AM560-2 chromosome 5, M.esculenta_v8, whole genome shotgun sequence includes the following:
- the LOC110616206 gene encoding ergosterol biosynthetic protein 28: MKALGWWLMLVASLRLASVWFGFFDIWALRLGVFSKTTMTEVHGRTFGVWTLLTCTLCVLCAFNLDNKPLYLATFLSFIYAFGHFLTEYLIYQTMSIGNLTSIGIFAGTSIVWMMIQWNSHQKSHTKHS; this comes from the exons ATGAAGGCGTTGGGATGGTGGCTGATGCTAGTAGCTTCTCTTCGATTAGCTTCCGTATGGTTCGGTTTCTTCGACATTTGGGCTCTTAGGCTCGGTGTCTTCTCCAAGACCACCA TGACTGAAGTTCATGGGAGGACATTTGGAGTTTGGACCCTTTTGACTTGCACTCTTTGCGTTCTTTGCGCATTCAACCTTGATAATAAGCCACTTTATTTAGCTACCTTTTTGTCTTTCATCTATGCATTCGGGCACTTCTTGACTGAATACCTAATATATCAAACAATGTCCATTGGAAATTTGACGAGTATAGGCATCTTTGCAG GTACGTCAATAGTTTGGATGATGATTCAGTGGAATTCACATCAAAAGAGTCACACCAAGCATTCTTGA